A single region of the Strigops habroptila isolate Jane chromosome 3, bStrHab1.2.pri, whole genome shotgun sequence genome encodes:
- the DCLRE1C gene encoding protein artemis isoform X1, producing MSRFGGRVREYPAVSIDRFDRDNLRARAYFLSHCHKDHMKGLRASALRRRMEGSLKVKLYCSPVTKELLLTNWKYKFWENHIVALEVETPTQISLVDETSGEKEDIEVTLLPAGHCPGSVMFLFEGENGTVLYTGDFRLAKGEAARMELLHSGTRVKDIQSVYLDTTFCDPKFYHIPSREECLKGILELVRSWTSLTRNHVVWLNCKAAYGYEYLFINLSEELGMKVHMNKLDMFRNMPEILYHVTTDRHTQIHACRHPRDDECFRWNRLPCGITCQNGTPLHLIIIKPSTMWFGERIKKTNVIVRTGESTYRACFSFHSSYSEIKDFLSYIQPVNVYPNVLPVGGTEEKVMELLKPLCRSYRRNVEPRYKPLGTLKRAHKRDLSDTDEDDLFDSELTSPRPKIPKQQRGESRPPSTARTENAEGNNHESTESYKMTATDTSLRVDFMDCEESNDDDEDDEEESENNTAEVLSQEPDATSTSNFNGVTGDQQESNADVPRWDTFFKCDRPEETSDIEDNFPSSADAGGSQSLFSDSDGVSDSTHISSQNSSQSTHISEQGSQGWDSQMDTVLITTQERNALDNSRGGSRTVAVSQDTTKYSPLDNSPCQPLSQNRSCAHNVACVLKSRDTEKDADAGTTRVGDGVVEVSDNSRTPDLELRRDSQSSSDFEIPLTPDAEAPQPEKLRCLYKKLAAGESIVCEKRDS from the exons ATGAGCCGGTTCGGGGGCCGCGTGCGCGAGTACCCGGCTGTGTCCATCGACCGCTTCGACCGCGACAACCTGCGCGCGCGCGCCTACTTCCTGTCGCACTGCCACAAGG ACCACATGAAGGGGCTGCGGGCGTCCgccctgaggaggaggatggagggcAG CTTGAAAGTTAAATTATACTGCTCCCCTGTAACCAAGGAGTTGCTGCTGACTAACTGGAAGTACAAGTTTTGGGAGAATCACATT GTTGCACTGGAAGTTGAAACCCCAACTCAGATTTCTTTAGTAGATGAAACATCTGGTGAG AAAGAAGATATAGAGGTGACACTCCTACCAGCTGGTCACTGTCCAGGATCAGTCAT gTTTTTGTTTGAAGGTGAAAATGGCACTGTGCTGTACACAGGGGACTTCAGGCTCGCCAAAGGGGAAGCAGCCAGGATGGAGCTTTTGCATTCAGGGACCAG agtAAAAGACATCCAGAGTGTGTATTTGGACACTACTTTCTGTGATCCCAAGTTTTATCATATACCAAGCAGG GAGGAATGTTTAAAGGGGATCTTGGAGTTAGTGCGAAGCTGGACCTCCCTGACTCGCAACCATGTGGTGTGGCTGAACTGCAAAGCTGCTTATGGCTATGAATATTTATTCATAAACCTCAGTGAGGAACTAGGGATGAAG GTGCACATGAACAAACTTGATATGTTCAGAAACATGCCAGAAATCCTTTACCATGTAACTACAGATCGACACACTCAGATTCACGCCTGCCGACATCCCCGG GATGATGAATGCTTCCgatggaacaggctgccctgtGGGATCACTTGCCAAAATGGAACCCCCTTGCATTTAATCATCATCAAACCCTCCACTATGTGGTTTGGAGAAAGGATCAAGAAAACCAATGTAATAGTGAG GACTGGGGAGAGTACATACAGagcttgtttctctttccactcTTCATACAGTGAG ATTAAGGATTTCCTGAGCTACATCCAGCCTGTGAACGTGTATCCCAATGTGCTGCCAGTGGGTGGGACAGAAGAGAAAGTTATGGAACT GTTGAAGCCATTATGCAGGTCCTACAGGAGAAACGTGGAACCGAGGTACAAGCCCTTAGGAACACTGAAGAGAGCCCACAAGAGAGACTTATCTGATACAG ATGAAGATGATCTCTTTGATTCGGAATTAACTTCTCCAAGGCCTAAGATTCcaaaacagcagagaggagagagcaggccccccagcacagcacggactgaaaatgctgaaggaaacaATCATGAGAGCACAGAAAGTTATAAAATGACTGCAACTGACACCTCCCTCAGGGTAGACTTCATGGACTGTGAGGAATcaaatgatgatgatgaagatgatgaagaagaaTCTGAAAATAATACAGCTGAAGTTCTCTCCCAGGAGCCAGATGCCACTTCCACATCAAACTTCAATGGGGTAACCGGCGACCAACAGGAGTCCAATGCTGATGTCCCTCGCTGGGACACGTTCTTTAAGTGTGACAGACCAGAAGAAACCTCTGATATTGAGGACaacttcccctcctcagcagaCGCTGGTGGCTCCCAGTCACTCTTCAGTGATTCAGATGGCGTCAGCGACTCCACACACATCTCCTCCCAAAACTCTTCCCAGTCAACACATATATCAGAGCAGGGGAGCCAGGGCTGGGACAGCCAAATGGACACAGTGCTCATTACCACCCAAGAGAGGAACGCCTTGGACAAcagcagaggtgggagcaggACAGTTGCTGTATCACAGGACACCACCAAATACAGTCCACTTGACAACAGCCCTTGCCAGCCACTGAGTCAGAATAGATCTTGTGCCCACAATGTTGCCTGCGTCTTGAAAAGCAGAGACACTGAGAAAGATGCAGATGCTGGCACCACTCGTGTTGGAGATGGGGTGGTGGAAGTAAGTGACAACTCCAGGACGCCAGATCTGGAGCTGAGGAGGGACTCCCAGAGCTCCTCTGACTTTGAAATTCCCTTGACTCCTGATGCTGAGGCGCCTCAGCCAGAAAAACTGCGCTGTTTGTATAAGAAGCTGGCAGCAGGTGAAAGCATAGTCTGTGAGAAAAGAGACTCCTGA
- the MEIG1 gene encoding meiosis expressed gene 1 protein homolog isoform X1, which translates to MMTEEVPHISSCLEELDEFSISHKEVLKKSNFRKMSEVSGVMANAEIKPKFTHRAKKWSDGVENLYRFQQAGYRDEIEYKQVKQVDMVEYWPETGFVKKLQRRDNTFYYYNKQRECEDKEVHKVKVYVY; encoded by the exons ATGATGACCGAGGAAGTGCCACACATATCTAGCTGTCTTGAAGAATTAGATGAATTCAGTATATCCCATAAGGAAGTACTTA AAAAATctaatttcaggaaaatgtcTGAAGTTTCTGGAGTCATGGCTAATGCTGAGATCAAACCAAAATTTACACATCGTGCCAAGAAATGGTCGGATGGTGTAGAGAACTTATACAGATTCCAGCAAGCTGGCTACAGAGATGAGATTGAATATAAACAAGTGAAACAAGTTGATATG GTAGAGTACTGGCCAGAAACTGGATTCGTTAAGAAACTTCAGAGAAGGGACAATACGTTCTATTATTACAACAAGCAAAGAGAATGTGAAGACAAAGAAGTCCACAAAGTGAAAGTTTATGTGTATTag
- the MEIG1 gene encoding meiosis expressed gene 1 protein homolog isoform X2 translates to MSEVSGVMANAEIKPKFTHRAKKWSDGVENLYRFQQAGYRDEIEYKQVKQVDMVEYWPETGFVKKLQRRDNTFYYYNKQRECEDKEVHKVKVYVY, encoded by the exons atgtcTGAAGTTTCTGGAGTCATGGCTAATGCTGAGATCAAACCAAAATTTACACATCGTGCCAAGAAATGGTCGGATGGTGTAGAGAACTTATACAGATTCCAGCAAGCTGGCTACAGAGATGAGATTGAATATAAACAAGTGAAACAAGTTGATATG GTAGAGTACTGGCCAGAAACTGGATTCGTTAAGAAACTTCAGAGAAGGGACAATACGTTCTATTATTACAACAAGCAAAGAGAATGTGAAGACAAAGAAGTCCACAAAGTGAAAGTTTATGTGTATTag
- the DCLRE1C gene encoding protein artemis isoform X2, with the protein MKHLVRFLFEGENGTVLYTGDFRLAKGEAARMELLHSGTRVKDIQSVYLDTTFCDPKFYHIPSREECLKGILELVRSWTSLTRNHVVWLNCKAAYGYEYLFINLSEELGMKVHMNKLDMFRNMPEILYHVTTDRHTQIHACRHPRDDECFRWNRLPCGITCQNGTPLHLIIIKPSTMWFGERIKKTNVIVRTGESTYRACFSFHSSYSEIKDFLSYIQPVNVYPNVLPVGGTEEKVMELLKPLCRSYRRNVEPRYKPLGTLKRAHKRDLSDTDEDDLFDSELTSPRPKIPKQQRGESRPPSTARTENAEGNNHESTESYKMTATDTSLRVDFMDCEESNDDDEDDEEESENNTAEVLSQEPDATSTSNFNGVTGDQQESNADVPRWDTFFKCDRPEETSDIEDNFPSSADAGGSQSLFSDSDGVSDSTHISSQNSSQSTHISEQGSQGWDSQMDTVLITTQERNALDNSRGGSRTVAVSQDTTKYSPLDNSPCQPLSQNRSCAHNVACVLKSRDTEKDADAGTTRVGDGVVEVSDNSRTPDLELRRDSQSSSDFEIPLTPDAEAPQPEKLRCLYKKLAAGESIVCEKRDS; encoded by the exons ATGAAACATCTGGTGAG gTTTTTGTTTGAAGGTGAAAATGGCACTGTGCTGTACACAGGGGACTTCAGGCTCGCCAAAGGGGAAGCAGCCAGGATGGAGCTTTTGCATTCAGGGACCAG agtAAAAGACATCCAGAGTGTGTATTTGGACACTACTTTCTGTGATCCCAAGTTTTATCATATACCAAGCAGG GAGGAATGTTTAAAGGGGATCTTGGAGTTAGTGCGAAGCTGGACCTCCCTGACTCGCAACCATGTGGTGTGGCTGAACTGCAAAGCTGCTTATGGCTATGAATATTTATTCATAAACCTCAGTGAGGAACTAGGGATGAAG GTGCACATGAACAAACTTGATATGTTCAGAAACATGCCAGAAATCCTTTACCATGTAACTACAGATCGACACACTCAGATTCACGCCTGCCGACATCCCCGG GATGATGAATGCTTCCgatggaacaggctgccctgtGGGATCACTTGCCAAAATGGAACCCCCTTGCATTTAATCATCATCAAACCCTCCACTATGTGGTTTGGAGAAAGGATCAAGAAAACCAATGTAATAGTGAG GACTGGGGAGAGTACATACAGagcttgtttctctttccactcTTCATACAGTGAG ATTAAGGATTTCCTGAGCTACATCCAGCCTGTGAACGTGTATCCCAATGTGCTGCCAGTGGGTGGGACAGAAGAGAAAGTTATGGAACT GTTGAAGCCATTATGCAGGTCCTACAGGAGAAACGTGGAACCGAGGTACAAGCCCTTAGGAACACTGAAGAGAGCCCACAAGAGAGACTTATCTGATACAG ATGAAGATGATCTCTTTGATTCGGAATTAACTTCTCCAAGGCCTAAGATTCcaaaacagcagagaggagagagcaggccccccagcacagcacggactgaaaatgctgaaggaaacaATCATGAGAGCACAGAAAGTTATAAAATGACTGCAACTGACACCTCCCTCAGGGTAGACTTCATGGACTGTGAGGAATcaaatgatgatgatgaagatgatgaagaagaaTCTGAAAATAATACAGCTGAAGTTCTCTCCCAGGAGCCAGATGCCACTTCCACATCAAACTTCAATGGGGTAACCGGCGACCAACAGGAGTCCAATGCTGATGTCCCTCGCTGGGACACGTTCTTTAAGTGTGACAGACCAGAAGAAACCTCTGATATTGAGGACaacttcccctcctcagcagaCGCTGGTGGCTCCCAGTCACTCTTCAGTGATTCAGATGGCGTCAGCGACTCCACACACATCTCCTCCCAAAACTCTTCCCAGTCAACACATATATCAGAGCAGGGGAGCCAGGGCTGGGACAGCCAAATGGACACAGTGCTCATTACCACCCAAGAGAGGAACGCCTTGGACAAcagcagaggtgggagcaggACAGTTGCTGTATCACAGGACACCACCAAATACAGTCCACTTGACAACAGCCCTTGCCAGCCACTGAGTCAGAATAGATCTTGTGCCCACAATGTTGCCTGCGTCTTGAAAAGCAGAGACACTGAGAAAGATGCAGATGCTGGCACCACTCGTGTTGGAGATGGGGTGGTGGAAGTAAGTGACAACTCCAGGACGCCAGATCTGGAGCTGAGGAGGGACTCCCAGAGCTCCTCTGACTTTGAAATTCCCTTGACTCCTGATGCTGAGGCGCCTCAGCCAGAAAAACTGCGCTGTTTGTATAAGAAGCTGGCAGCAGGTGAAAGCATAGTCTGTGAGAAAAGAGACTCCTGA